The sequence below is a genomic window from Thermodesulfobacteriota bacterium.
TTAGCGAGAAACAAATGATACAAAAAGAAAATAGTGATGAAAGTCTTCATCACATAGTTATCCTTGGCGGCGGGTTTGGCGGATTGTATGCAGCTAAGAAGCTTGCGAAAGGAAAGCCTAAGGTCAAGATTACAATTGTAGACAAACGAAATTTCCATCTCTTTCAGCCTCTGTTGTATCAAGTTGCCGCTGGATGGCTCTCTCCAGGCGAGATAGCTTCCCCACTTAGAGTAATTTTTAACAGCTACGAGAATATTTTTGTAGTAAAGGCAGAAGTGACAAACATATTCCCTAAAGAGAAGAAAGTTGTATTTAGTGACGGTGAGATGAGCTATGACACACTTATTGTTGCCACTGGATCAAACCATCACTACTTTGGTCATAATGACTGGGCGAAAACGGCTCCTGGCCTTAAAACTATTGAAGATGCGCTCGCAATGAGAAGAAAAATTCTCCTGTCTTTCGAAGCTGCAGAGAGAGAAACTAATCCACAGATACAGCAGGAATGGATGACTTTTTTAATAATTGGAGCAGGACCCACAGGGGTTGAACTTGCAGGCACAATCGGCGAGCTAAGCCGCAACACTTTAAGAACTGATTTTCGTAATATAGACACAAAAAATGCTAGGATCATATTAGTTGAGGGGCTTGACCAAGTATTGCCTACATATCCTCAGGAGCTTGCTATGAAAGCTGAAGGATTTCTTAACAAACTTGGTGTCACGATTAAAACAGATACTATGGTTACAGAAATTAACGGTGACGAGGCAATAATAAGCAGAAACGGCTCAAGCGAGGTAATTCAATCTAAAACTATTCTCTGGACAGCAGGGGTTAAGGCGTCTGTATTGGGTAAAGCATTAGCTGAAAACTCTGACGCTGAGCTTGACCGAAGCGGAAGAGTAATTGTGAACACATACCTTAATGTTCCTGGACACGAAGATCTATTTGTAATTGGAGATCTAGCTCATTTTGGTAGGAACCCACTGCCGGGGGTAGCTCCAGTTGCAATGCAGGAAGGAAAGTACGTAGCAGAACTTATCTTAAAGAGATTAAACAATAAAGAGACTAAGCCGTTTGAGTATGTGGATAAGGGCAGCCTTGCGATTATTGGAACCACATCAGCAGTTGCTGAGATCGGGTCGCTAAAATTATCAGGATTTATTGCGTGGCTAATTTGGGCGTTTGTTCATATCAGATATTTAATTGAATTCGACAGCAAAGTAGTGGTACTTTTCAGATGGGCGTGGAACTATTTTACAAGGCAAAGGGGTGTGAGGCTGATCACGGGTGAGGATCCGTTTCCTTTGGTCAATTCGGGCAAAAAAGAATAGTCACGTTAGCTATTTAGTTGACTTTGGCAAGTGCTATCGGTAGTGTATATATATGATCGGTGGATTAGGAATTTGGGAATTACTAATAATTTTGGGCATTTTGCTCTTGATTTTCGGCCCTAGCAGACTTGGAGACCTTGGATCCTCTTTGGGAAAAGGGATTAAGGGGTTTAGAAAATCAATGAAGGATGACGAGATTGATGTAACTCCTGACAAAGACAGCTCAAAGAGAATTGAAGATACGGATCTAGACAAATCACAGTCATCTGAACACAAAGAAAACGTTCAGTAACCTTTCGGCAAATCCCAACTCATATTTTTGATTTTATAATGAATTATAGAAGTGGAGTTTTATCTAAGACCACTCGCCCATATACTTATTCTCAAAAGGCGATTTCCCAAGTCTTATATGTTCTTCAAATTCGTCTCGGAATTTTTTCACAATGGACTCAACCGGCATCGCACATCCGTCAGCAAGAGCACATATTGTTGTGCCTCTCATTTGTGAGCAAGCGTCTAAAAGAGTATCTATGTATTCCATTCTTCCCCTACCCTGATCAATCATGGTAAGCATCTTCTCAAGCCACCAAGTGCCCTCTCTGCATTGAACACATTGGCCGCAGGATTCGTCCCTGTAG
It includes:
- the tatA gene encoding twin-arginine translocase TatA/TatE family subunit, which translates into the protein MIGGLGIWELLIILGILLLIFGPSRLGDLGSSLGKGIKGFRKSMKDDEIDVTPDKDSSKRIEDTDLDKSQSSEHKENVQ
- a CDS encoding NAD(P)/FAD-dependent oxidoreductase, which translates into the protein MIQKENSDESLHHIVILGGGFGGLYAAKKLAKGKPKVKITIVDKRNFHLFQPLLYQVAAGWLSPGEIASPLRVIFNSYENIFVVKAEVTNIFPKEKKVVFSDGEMSYDTLIVATGSNHHYFGHNDWAKTAPGLKTIEDALAMRRKILLSFEAAERETNPQIQQEWMTFLIIGAGPTGVELAGTIGELSRNTLRTDFRNIDTKNARIILVEGLDQVLPTYPQELAMKAEGFLNKLGVTIKTDTMVTEINGDEAIISRNGSSEVIQSKTILWTAGVKASVLGKALAENSDAELDRSGRVIVNTYLNVPGHEDLFVIGDLAHFGRNPLPGVAPVAMQEGKYVAELILKRLNNKETKPFEYVDKGSLAIIGTTSAVAEIGSLKLSGFIAWLIWAFVHIRYLIEFDSKVVVLFRWAWNYFTRQRGVRLITGEDPFPLVNSGKKE